The proteins below come from a single Chryseobacterium sp. MA9 genomic window:
- a CDS encoding bestrophin family protein produces MITTKYVNYKQVLNLAGVHLILISIWCTLIAVFFYFFNWHWMTIPWVPVALIGTAEAFLVGFKNNQAYDRLWEARKIWGGIVNSSRSFASMVYAFDTKNEGIGVFDLEDRKKRIVYRHIAWLYTFREQLLIPTEWEHISTENNKFGNINLRRNRLIKAGFPDYGRAPIFLHKYLSEEEYELKNDYKNFATYLVSQQAKDINELKNMGAITEFNQTQLQNALNEFYNFQGQAERIKKFPSPRQFASTAFVFNILFIMLLPLGLVNEFAKLGDWGIWTSIPFCIIIGWIYIIMELVGDYSENPFAGLMFDVPMLSICRTIEIDLLQMSGETDLPDPISSKNGVLV; encoded by the coding sequence ATGATCACAACCAAATACGTCAATTATAAACAGGTTCTCAATCTTGCCGGTGTACATCTTATCCTAATCTCTATCTGGTGTACATTGATTGCTGTTTTCTTTTATTTCTTCAACTGGCACTGGATGACGATTCCATGGGTTCCTGTTGCACTGATTGGTACAGCAGAAGCGTTCCTTGTGGGTTTTAAAAATAACCAGGCCTATGACAGACTTTGGGAAGCCAGAAAAATCTGGGGCGGAATTGTGAACTCCAGCCGTTCGTTTGCATCTATGGTGTATGCCTTTGATACCAAAAATGAAGGAATTGGTGTTTTTGATCTTGAAGACCGTAAAAAAAGAATCGTTTATCGTCATATTGCATGGTTATACACTTTCCGTGAACAGCTTCTGATTCCTACAGAATGGGAGCATATCAGTACAGAAAATAATAAATTCGGGAATATCAACCTGAGAAGAAACAGATTGATCAAAGCTGGGTTTCCGGATTACGGAAGAGCTCCTATTTTCCTGCACAAATATCTTTCGGAGGAAGAGTATGAACTTAAAAATGATTATAAAAACTTTGCCACTTACCTGGTATCTCAACAGGCAAAAGACATCAATGAGCTTAAAAACATGGGAGCTATTACAGAATTCAACCAGACTCAGCTGCAGAATGCTTTGAATGAATTCTATAATTTTCAGGGACAGGCAGAAAGAATCAAAAAATTCCCTTCCCCAAGACAGTTTGCCAGCACAGCCTTTGTTTTCAATATTCTTTTTATCATGCTTCTTCCGTTAGGATTAGTCAATGAGTTTGCGAAACTTGGAGATTGGGGAATCTGGACTTCTATTCCGTTCTGTATCATCATCGGATGGATCTACATCATTATGGAACTGGTAGGAGATTATTCAGAAAACCCTTTTGCAGGATTGATGTTTGATGTTCCTATGCTTTCTATCTGCAGAACGATTGAAATCGATCTTCTTCAGATGAGTGGAGAAACAGACCTTCCGGATCCTATTTCTTCTAAAAACGGTGTATTGGTTTAA